From Synchiropus splendidus isolate RoL2022-P1 chromosome 10, RoL_Sspl_1.0, whole genome shotgun sequence, the proteins below share one genomic window:
- the creg2 gene encoding protein CREG2 produces MRPWNLPLALLAALLSSTVSYTLRGSVSWVVDSSDVVEDSSEEVAPALLVDGGGLWKQAYRSSSSVLRESAESPAERVEEENNDVTQLSSRLFSYRLEKVKSRAGGGDPPPHQELARTARYIAHNSDWGHLSTISTQDTIKGIPFGNIFSVSDGPLDNSTGVLYFYMTPMDNSVADLKSNPHASLTFSEAEGEFCRKKRYDPEDPRCARLTLTGKMVEVPLQELAFAKEAMFSRHPDMVNWPVGHKWFFMKLDLIQVWLQDWTGGTTVVPLEEYFRATPF; encoded by the exons ATGCGCCCGTGGAACCTTCCTCTGGCGCTCCTCGccgccctcctctcctccaccgtCTCTTACACGCTGCGGGGCTCGGTGTCTTGGGTGGTCGACTCCAGCGATGTGGTGGAGGACTCGTCCGAGGAGGTCGCCCCGGCCCTGTTGGTGGACGGAGGCGGCTTATGGAAGCAGGCGTaccgctcctcctccagcgtcCTCCGCGAGAGTGCGGAAAGTCCGGCGGAGCGTGTGGAAGAGGAAAACAACGACGTGACTCAGCTGTCTTCTCGCCTGTTCTCCTATCGTTTGGAGAAGGTCAAGTCCAGAGCCGGAGGCGGTGACCCTCCCCCGCACCAGGAGCTCGCCAGGACCGCCAGATACATCGCCCACAACAGTGACTGGGGACACCTGTCCACCATCTCCACCCAGGATACG ATCAAAGGCATTCCCTTTGGAAACATCTTCTCGGTCAGTGATGGCCCCCTGGACAACAGCACCGGCGTCCTCTACTTTTACATGACGCCGATGGACAACAGCGTGGCTGATCTGAAGAGCAACCCTCACGCTTCGCTCACATTCTCGGAGGCTGAAGGTGAATTCTGCag GAAAAAGAGGTACGACCCTGAGGACCCCAGATGTGCTCGACTGACTCTAACTGGGAAGATGGTGGAGGTCCCTCTGCAGGAGCTGGCATTTGCTAAAGAAGCAATGTTCTCCAG ACATCCTGACATGGTAAACTGGCCCGTCGGACACAAGTGGTTCTTCATGAAGCTGGATCTGATCCAGGTCTGGCTGCAGGACTGGACTGGTGGTACGACTGTTGTTCCTCTGGAGGAGTACTTTAGAGCGACGCCATTCTGA